TGAAGTATCTAACAAACAAGTGGGTGCCATTAACCGCGAGAAGGTAGCTGAAATGATTACAAGTATGACAGTAAATCTTCCGGATGTCACAAATGCTGCTACACTTGTGACCGATGACGAAGTATTTGTTGTATACAAAGCAAAAACAAACGATCCTGCTCTTGTAACAGATCAAGTATATAAAACAGCTTTATCCATCGTTCCTCGCTATTATAAAGCATATGTATCAACAGACCAAAAATTGATCACGCAAATTCAAGGTCTGCAATCTGGTACATTAAACAATAAAGAATATGNNNNNNNNNNNNNNNNNNNNNNNNNNNNNNNNNNNNNNNNNNNNNNNNNNNNNNNNNNNNNNNNNNNNNNNNNNNNNNNNNNNNNNNNNNNNNNNNNNNNGACATTATACCCAAGTGCTAATATTAGTCATTAGTTAAAAGTGAAGCGCCCTGTTTACAGGGCGCTTTTTTTACTTGGGCGTAAATATATCGGCGCTTTTACGGTTCCCTAAATCCAAATGCTCCAATAAGAACAGGGATGAGTAATATGAAAATAACAGCTAGAAGTGGAACAAAAATACCGACAAACTTCCATTTGCTTGGTTCGTTCTTGTTTATAGCTATCATGCTGAATATGAGGCCGAGGATGATGCAAGCGGTGCTAATAAAAAAGAAAATGATTGGTAAAAAACTTAAATTTGCTGCAAGGGCATAACTGAGTGAAAATGAAACAACTCCAGCTAATGTAACCCACAGAGAGAGAAAGCTATATTTGTTAAACAAAGGAATCACCTCCATACATCCATTTTAGTGTGGAAATTTTCTAATTAAAAGGTATCTTTTTGCTTTTTTCCCCAATCAGAGTACAATGTAAAATAGCAAGAAAAGGCGAAAAGTATTTACAGGATTATTGCAAGTAGATAGCGTAAAAGGCAGTAAGGAATTGAGAGGAGGTTTTTTCTCTGGATATAAATAAAGAAACAATCATTCACCTTTATCATACAAACGATATACATAGTCATTTTGAAAACTGGCCGCAAATTTCTCGGTTTGTACAAGAAGAGAAAAAGCGCAGACAGAAAGCAGGAGAATCTGTTTTTACATTAGATATTGGCGATCATGTGGATCGTTTTCATCGTATAACGGAAGCAACGAATGGAAAGGGCAATACGAAATTATTAAACGAAGCGTTATATGATTATGTAACGATTGGAAATAACGAAGGAATTACATTAGCGAAGGAGCATCTTGGACATTTATATGATGAAGCGAATTTTGAGGTGCTTGTAGCTAATTTATTTGAAAGAGATGGAACGTGTCCTAATTGGGTAAAACCGTACAAGTTGCATACAACTGCAGATGGAGTTACAATCGCTTTTATCGGCTTAACGGTAGCTTATCCAGAGTTCTATGAAATGCTGGATTGGCATATTGAAGATCCGATTGCACATTTGGAAGTAATTTTAGAAGAAGTGAAAGAAAAAGCTGATGTTACTGTCGTTCTTTCTCATCTTGGAAAGAATGCAGATGAGTATATGGCAGAGCATTATGATATTGATGTTATTTTAGGGGCACATACGCATCATTTGTTTGAGCGTGGTGTTCTTGTGAATGGGACTTTGCTTTGCTGTGGAGAAAAGTGGGGGCATTATGTCGGACATGTTCAGCTAACGGTGGATCTAGAGACAAAAAGAGTGACAGAAAAGGATGGGAGAGCGATTCGTACAAATCGTCTGTCAGCTTACGGAGAGTCATTGCCGACGATTGAAGCGTTAGAGAAAGAAAGCGAACTCATTATGGCAGATCCGATTGTTGAGTTAAAAGAACCATTGCCGATTGATTGGTTCCAGGAGACACAAATTTCCCGTATGTTAGCAAGTGCATTAAAAAAATGGTGTAATGCGGAAATTGGGATGGTCAATGCGGGTGTGTTATTAGAAGGATTAGAAGAAGGAATTGTAACGCGCGGAGATATCCACCGCATTTGTCCACATCCTATTAATCCATGTGCACTAAAAGTAAAAGGAAAAACATTACGAGATGTTATTTTAAAAGCACGTCGTTCAAATATGGAACAACTTGAGGTGAAAGGCCTTGGTTTTCGTGGGAAAGTTATGGGGAAAATGATTTATGATGGCCTGGAAGTTACATTAGATACGATTCCTGGAAATAAAATTTTACTCGAAGATGTATTGATTAATGGAGAATCATTAGAGTTAGAACGTATATACACTGTCGGAACGATTGATATGTTTACATTCGGGTACTTATACCCAGAACTATCCACACTTTCTGAAAAACAATATTATATGCCAGAGTTATTGCGAGATGTGTTAACAGAGATGTTGATAACTTATACATCTTCCATCAAACTATAGGCTAGTTAACCTGTAACACTCATTTTTCTCTTTTCATAAAGATAAGAAAGAGAGGAGTGTGTGAACTATGGTTAATGTGGAACCAATTATCATTGATAACTATACGTTTATAGCGGTTAGCGTAAAGCTTCCGAAAACAAATTTGCTGGCTGTTATGAGCGATAAGGGATATATTATGTGTGGAGCTTTAGATGTCGGTCTATTAAACGAGAAGTTAGGGGACCGAGGTATTATTGCTGGCCGCGCAGTTGGTGTGAGAACGATTGAGCAGCTTCTTGAAGCGCCGCTTGAATCGGTAACGACTGAAGCCGAGGCTCTAGGCATTCCAGCAGGAACAATTGGAAAAGATGCTTTATTAAAAATGATATAAGTATATATCGTCCCTCTTTCTTGCATAGAAATGATATAAGAAGGAGGGTTTTTTTATGCGTACATTTCGTCCAAAAGCTTCGCGTTTCCGAAAAGGCCCACTCCCCTTTCGGCATGTACTACTCATTTCGTTTATCATTTTTTTATTGTTAACTTTACAAGGATTCTGGATTGTGAATAAAAGTATTCAACCTACATTAATAAAATATGGAGAAACGCAGACACATAAAATGGCAACGGTTGTGATGACGAAAGCGGTAAAGGATCGAATTAAGGAAGGGTTTGATGTGGATTCATTAATGAAAGTACAAAACGATAAGAATGGAAGAGTATCCACAATCGATTTAAATACAAAGCAAGTAAATGAGATTTTGACATCGACTACTGCATACATAGAGAAATATTTGCATCAAGTGGAGAAGGGGGATATGAAGGCACTCGGTCTTCCAGAAGAGAGCGGAGTGTCAATGTCTGTTCCTCTTGGACGCATAACGGATAATGCACTCCTTGGTAATTTAGGGCCGAATATTCCGATTGATTTTACAACAATTGGTCATGTGAATACGGATATTAAGCAAAATGTAAAACCGCATGGAATTAACAATACAGCGATTGAAGTTGTTATGGAAGTACAGGTTACGCTACAGGTAATTATTCCATTTCGTACAAAAGAAATTACAGTAAAACAAAATATCCCAATTGCAACGCGAATTGTACAAGGAGAGGTACCATCTTATTATGGAAGCGGCGGAGTTGTTATGCCAGATAGTAAAGGGAAGAAAGCGGATGATTAAATCATTCGCTTTTTTATGTTTTATTGGTTTTTTAAGCTAACGCTAAAAAATATGGAAAATTTTATCGGATAAAGCAAAGGATTAACAAAATATGTATTATAACGGATGAGTAAGTTTGAAAAGACATTATAGGACCTAAAAGGAAACAACCGTAGCAATTAGCTACGGTTATTTTTTAAATTCGCACGTTCTTTCCGCTCCCATAAACTTAAATGCATATACGGATCAAAAGCCCATTCTGTATACCCGTTGTCTTTATATAATCCAAAGTGCAAGTGTGGTGGGAACTTTCCAGCTGTACCAGGAGGTCCATAACCTGTGTTACCAACGAAGCCAAGAACGGTTCCTGGCTCTACAATTTGTCCTAGCTGTATTTCTTTAGAAAAGCCACCTAAATGTGCGTAATAATGATAATTGTTATATAAATCACGAATGCCGATGCGCCAACCACCAAGGCGATTCCAACCTTTTGTTTCAATAACGCCGTAGCAGGTAGATCTTACTGGTACACCGTGCCTTGCGAAAATATCGGTGCCTTCATGAATACGTCTTCCTCCAAAACTCCGCCCAGCGCCAAATGTACTACGGTAGCTATTGTCGCTATGGACAGGAAGAGGGAAAGCATTCCCTTCTAAGTTAATACGACCATAGTGCTTATAGATTCGAGCATATTCGGTAATTAATTCAACCGTTTTTGCACGTCTATAATATTCCCAGAGCATAATTTTAATACGGTCTTCTGAAGTCCCTTGCTTTTTTATAATAGTTGCCATTGTATGCAAAAGGTCTCGGTCGTTATTTGCATTTGCAATTCCATCTTTATCGCCATCTAAACCAATCCCCCCAAACAGAGAAATCGTGTGGGGAAGAGTATCGTTAGTAGAACCATTGGCAGGTCCAGCCCACATTTCTGGTTTAAAGTAAATTGATATGATAGCATCGGGCTTTTTCGGAATATCTTTTCTTACGCTCCGTATATTGCGTTCATATTGATCAATTGCGGCTAAGTAATACCATGGAATATTAGCATCTTTTTCAGTTTCTTTATATAGTGTCATGCGCTTTTCGTATATTTGATTTTGATTCACTTCACCATAGGCAATGCCTTGCCCAAGAAGAAAACAAATAGAAAGCAATAAGGCAATCTTTCGAGGCATGAAAATAAACTCCTTTCACAACATCACTCTTTCTAGTGTGGGATATACGAGATATTTCATTATAGTAAATCATTGGTAAAAATTCTTGGAATCTTCATTTGAGCAAATCGCTTTCATACGTTAGAATAGATATGTTACATTGAAAGAAGCGAACACGGTAAACTATTTCATATTGTGCGGAGTTGATAACATGACAAAACAAACAGAATATAAGCGCAAGCCCGAATGGTTGAAAATTAAGTTAAATACAAATGAAAACTATACAGGCTTAAAGAAAATGATGCGTTCTAAGCAGCTGCATACCGTTTGTGAAGAGGCGAAATGTCCGAATATTCACGAATGCTGGGCTGTAAGAAAAACAGCAACGTTTATGATTTTAGGTGCGGTTTGTACACGTGCTTGTCGTTTTTGTGCGGTTAAAACAGGCTTACCAACGGAGCTTGATTTACAAGAGCCAGAACGCGTAGCAGATTCTGTAGTACACATGGGCTTAAAACACGTTGTTATAACAGCGGTTGCACGTGATGATTTGAAAGATGGCGGAGCTGCTGTTTTTGCTGAAACAGTGCGCGCTGTTCGTCGCAAAAATCCATTCACGTCTATTGAAGTACTGCCATCTGATATGGGCGGGGTAGAAGAAAATTTAAAAATGTTAATGGATGCAAAACCGGATATTTTAAACCATAACATTGAAACAGTACGTCGATTATCTGACCGAGTTCGCGCTAGAGCAAAATATGATCGTTCCTTAGAGTTTTTACGTCGTGCGAAAGAAATGCAACCTGATATTCCAACTAAATCTAGCATTATGGTGGGACTGGGTGAAACAAGAGAAGATTTAATTGAAGCAATGGACGACTTACGTGCGAACAATGTGGATATTTTAACACTTGGACAATACCTACAACCATCTAAAAAACATTTACCAGTTATTAAATACTACACACCAGCTGAATTTGCAGAGCTAAAAGAAATTGCTCTTAGCAAAGGATTTAGCCACTGTGAAGCTGGCCCGCTTGTTCGTTCTTCTTACCATGCAGATGAGCAAGTACGTTCTGCAAAAGAAAATACAGCACAAGCAAAATAATAGTAAAAAATCCTTCTTAGCATGAAAACTAAGAAGGATTTTTTTACTTCAAACACAACTAAATAGGAAACAATAAAGGAAGTTTTACCGCAGTTTTTCAATTTGTTTTTCTATATTCTAAAACGGTATTTTGACATGTGGATAAAATCTTTTTCAATTCTTCTGTGGATAATTCAATTGTAAATTCCGGAACACCCGGTGTAATTAAAATTTTGTCATAGGCATAGACGGAACTATCCACAATAATTGTTACATTCTGTGAATAGCCAAAAGGAGCGACGCATCCCGGAATACATCCTGTTTGTTCTCTTAGTTCATCAGGTGAACAAATTGATAAGCGCTGCCCCGTGATTTCCTTCATTTCGTTTCTCTCGAGACGAGTTCCTTCCAATGTGAAGAAAACGTAATAGGATCCAGATTTTGATTTTAAAAATAAGCTTTTACTTGGAGCACCCTGCAAGCCAAGGCGTTCACGAACAACACGATCTGTCTCATAATCGAGAACTGGTTCATGTTCAAATTTTTCATAAGAAACATTTGTCTTATGTAATAAAGAGATTACTTCTTCGTACATATTTTTGTAATGCTCCTTTCTATATTTGCTGCATGTTCATCATGATTTTTTCAAATTTTTTTGCACTTAAAATTTCATGTGTTAAAAATTCTCCGTTATAAAAAGCTCCATATGTCGTGAAGGCACAAGGAGCATGCTGCGCATCTTCTCGCGATGTCAACTGAATGCATTTGAAAGGGATGTGATATTGCTGAGTGATATTGGCCAATTCTTGATGAATGTAATAATCAGTATAAGGACACTGATTTGTATAATAGACAACCAAGCCGTTTTGATTTGGAATCTTCATGTCCTTGGCGCTTGCTGTGAAATGTGGTGAAGGAGCATTTGGATCAAGTTTGTATACAAGTAATTCAAAATAAGGCGGTGCTGTATCACATACTTGAAACCCTTTTTTCTTTAAGTAGCCGCCATCTGATAAATAGGGGCGTTTTTTCTTGCTTGAAATAACAACGATTCCATGCTTTCCTTTCGCTTTAGAATCTTGCATACATTCTTCTAAGAGCTGTGCACCATAGCCTTGCCCTTTAAAACGCCCCGATACCCAAAAGCAATTGATGAATGTGTATCCTGGTGCAGAGATAGGCACCCATGCATACTCAGCCGGAATGTGTTCAATGAACACCTTTCCTTTTACATCTAGCTTTTTAAACATAAGTCCTTCTTCAAATCGATCCTTTAGCCACTCTTTTTTTAGCTCGACACCACGTTTCACTTTTTTGTCTGACATTGCACAGCAGATATGTTCTTGTTCAATATTATCTCGTGTAACAATTTTCAACGGTCTTTCCCCACAATCTGTGGATTGTCGTTTGTTCATCAATTGTAATTTCGTAAATATCAGGATTGCTTAAGTTTTTCCATTCTAAAAAACCAATCCGATTATCAAAGTACTTTAAAATGAGCGTTAATAAATTTCCATGTGTAACAAGTAATGTTACTTGGTGTTCTTGTTGTAAAATATCTTGAATAAGCGATGCAACGCGGTCCATCGCTTGTTTTGTTGACTCTCCGCCTAAAAAGGCAATATCTATATTTGTAAAAGTATATTCTAGTTTCTGTAGCCAATCTTTCATTGGATTATTGCTTAATATGCGTTCCTCTAGGCGCTCATCTTCGCCTACGGGTAGATTGGTTCGTAATGCAAATGGTGCAATGGATTGAATGGCTCGAGTGAAAGGGCTTGAAATAATGGACTCTATTTGCAGGTTATTTTGTATGAGAAAATCAGCAAGAAAGTGTGCTTGCTTTTCTCCTGCAATTGTTAGTGCTGCATCTCGTTCTTGTCCAGTTGCTGAGCAGTGACGTACTGCGATAAGTTTTTTCAAAATCCATCCCTCATTTTTTAAGTTGACCATACATACTTCGACAAATAGGAAAAAAATCCTCTATACAAAAAAAGCTAAGCCGCATGGACTTAGCTTTTTTCGGATTCAATTGTTAATTTGTCTTTCATTTTACGAATAAGAATGAAAGCGCAAATCGTAAAAATAAGCGTGATTCCTTCTGCAACAAATATGTTGATAACTTGCTTTTGATAAAGAGCTGCAAAGAAGTCTATAAATGCATGGAACAAGCCGGCATATATAACAAAAATATATTTCTTATGTTTTACGCCGTATAATACAAGCATTGAGAAGGCGATTTGTAAGACCAAAGCTAAGATTCTTTCTAAGCTACCAAGTAGGTAGAGATAGGAAGGAGTGCTAAGTAATAAATCTTGCACTTGACTGAGCTGAGGGGCCTTTTCAATAAGTTTTGAAAAACTTCCATTATTGATTGAAATAGCAAAGTATAGAGTTTGAAGACTAGCTAGAGCCCCAATTGAAATAGATTCAATCCCTCCGTGTCCAATTCCATATGCTAAACCATCTTTATATTCTTGATATTTCTTAAGTAAATAGAAGAAGGCTATGAATCGACCTGCTTCTTCAAAGATAGCGGCAGTAAGTCCACCATAGATGGCATAAAGAAATGGGTTTTTCAATATTTCCGATGTTGTTGGATTGCCCAGCATAAATACGTGAAAAGGTGTTTCGAGAATTTGTGAAAATCCAATAAAGATAAGAACCCCAACACCAACAACTTTCCAGTTTATATGATATTTTTTTCGAAAATAAATAAGTACAATAATTGGAACTAGAACCGAAATCGCTAGTTGCACAATCATACTGGTAATTACAGCATTTGAAACCATATTTTTCACCGCTTTCTAATATATGTACATATATATTATGCCTGAATTTTAAGGGAATGTGGAGTGGAGGAGTTTTTAGTCATAAAAAACACATAATTTAATAATCATTTTTTATTGACTCTCATGTTACGTAATACTTTATTGTATGTATGAAGGGAGGCGAAACAATGACAATGAGGGTAAAAGAAGTAGCTGATTTAGTTGGTATTAGTGTGCGCACACTGCATCATTATGATGAAATTGGGTTGTTAACCCCAGACGAGACGACAGAGTCAGGGTATCGTCTGTATTCCAATGAAAATCTAGAGACATTGCAGCAAATTTTATTTTTTAAAGAGCTTGGCTTCCCTTTAAAGAAGATTAAGGAAATTATCATGAGCCCTTCATTTGACCGGGAAGAAGCGCTTCAATTGCATAAGAAAATGCTGCTCGAGAAGCGAGCTAGACTGGATAAGGTGATTGCGACAATTGATAAGACAATTAAGCATACAAAAGGAGAGATTCAAATGACGAATAAAGAAAAATTTGAAGGATTTGATTTCAGCCAAAACCCATATGAGCAAGAAGCACGTGAGAGATGGGGAGACGAAGCTGTGGATAAAGCGAATAAGACAGCAGCTGGCATGCCTAAAGAAAAGCAAGAAGAGTTTAATGGCATTTATAGAAAGCTGGCTACACTTCGAAATGGCGCGCCTGATTCTAAAGAAGCACAAGAAGCAATCCAAGAATGGTACGATTACTTGCAAAACTTCGGTCAATATTCATTAGAGACATTCAAAGGATTAGGTCAAATGTATGTAGATGATGAACGTTTTATAAAAAATATTGACCAATTTGGAGAAGGTTTAGCACAGTTTATGTGCGATGCAATGGCGGTATACGCAGATAACCGTAAAAAATAAAAAANAAGGNGGNNNNNNNNNNNNNNNNNNNNNNNNNNNNNNNNNNNNNNNNNNNNNNNNNNNNNNNNNNNNNNNNNNNNNNNNNNNNNNNNNNNNNNNNNNNNNNNNNNNNATGTAGCTTTGATGCATCAGTTGAAGAGATTTTTCACACATTATTGGTTGGTGCTACCCTATTTATTTGCAGCAAAGAACAACTGTTATCTGGTGAAGAATTTGTTCGATATCTGGAGGGAGAATCCATCAGTACCCTTACAGTGCCTCCATCTTTCTTAAGGGCGCTTCCGCAAAGTGAATTGCTGAGCCTTACTACAGTGGTAACAGCTGGAGAACCTTGCTCGAAAGAACTGGCTGCCAAATGGGGCTATAATCGCCGATTTATAAATGCTTATGGTCCCACCGAAGCTACGGTTTGTACTACACTCTCTGATGAAGTAGAGGAAAAAGTAAGTATCGGACGTCCTATAACTAACAAAAAGGTTTATATTATAAATCCATTGGGCCAATTGCAGCCTATTGGTGTCCCTGGCGAGCTTTGTATAGGCGGTGAAGGACTTGCAAGAGGATATTTAAATCAGCCTTCATTAACGGCGGAACGTTTTATTGATCATCCACTACTACCAGGAGCG
This sequence is a window from Bacillus pseudomycoides DSM 12442. Protein-coding genes within it:
- a CDS encoding MerR family transcriptional regulator: MTMRVKEVADLVGISVRTLHHYDEIGLLTPDETTESGYRLYSNENLETLQQILFFKELGFPLKKIKEIIMSPSFDREEALQLHKKMLLEKRARLDKVIATIDKTIKHTKGEIQMTNKEKFEGFDFSQNPYEQEARERWGDEAVDKANKTAAGMPKEKQEEFNGIYRKLATLRNGAPDSKEAQEAIQEWYDYLQNFGQYSLETFKGLGQMYVDDERFIKNIDQFGEGLAQFMCDAMAVYADNRKK
- a CDS encoding N-acetyltransferase, with the translated sequence MSDKKVKRGVELKKEWLKDRFEEGLMFKKLDVKGKVFIEHIPAEYAWVPISAPGYTFINCFWVSGRFKGQGYGAQLLEECMQDSKAKGKHGIVVISSKKKRPYLSDGGYLKKKGFQVCDTAPPYFELLVYKLDPNAPSPHFTASAKDMKIPNQNGLVVYYTNQCPYTDYYIHQELANITQQYHIPFKCIQLTSREDAQHAPCAFTTYGAFYNGEFLTHEILSAKKFEKIMMNMQQI
- a CDS encoding YhfC family intramembrane metalloprotease translates to MVSNAVITSMIVQLAISVLVPIIVLIYFRKKYHINWKVVGVGVLIFIGFSQILETPFHVFMLGNPTTSEILKNPFLYAIYGGLTAAIFEEAGRFIAFFYLLKKYQEYKDGLAYGIGHGGIESISIGALASLQTLYFAISINNGSFSKLIEKAPQLSQVQDLLLSTPSYLYLLGSLERILALVLQIAFSMLVLYGVKHKKYIFVIYAGLFHAFIDFFAALYQKQVINIFVAEGITLIFTICAFILIRKMKDKLTIESEKS
- a CDS encoding YbaK/EbsC family protein, producing MYEEVISLLHKTNVSYEKFEHEPVLDYETDRVVRERLGLQGAPSKSLFLKSKSGSYYVFFTLEGTRLERNEMKEITGQRLSICSPDELREQTGCIPGCVAPFGYSQNVTIIVDSSVYAYDKILITPGVPEFTIELSTEELKKILSTCQNTVLEYRKTN
- the yunB gene encoding sporulation protein YunB; this encodes MRTFRPKASRFRKGPLPFRHVLLISFIIFLLLTLQGFWIVNKSIQPTLIKYGETQTHKMATVVMTKAVKDRIKEGFDVDSLMKVQNDKNGRVSTIDLNTKQVNEILTSTTAYIEKYLHQVEKGDMKALGLPEESGVSMSVPLGRITDNALLGNLGPNIPIDFTTIGHVNTDIKQNVKPHGINNTAIEVVMEVQVTLQVIIPFRTKEITVKQNIPIATRIVQGEVPSYYGSGGVVMPDSKGKKADD
- the lipA gene encoding lipoyl synthase, with amino-acid sequence MTKQTEYKRKPEWLKIKLNTNENYTGLKKMMRSKQLHTVCEEAKCPNIHECWAVRKTATFMILGAVCTRACRFCAVKTGLPTELDLQEPERVADSVVHMGLKHVVITAVARDDLKDGGAAVFAETVRAVRRKNPFTSIEVLPSDMGGVEENLKMLMDAKPDILNHNIETVRRLSDRVRARAKYDRSLEFLRRAKEMQPDIPTKSSIMVGLGETREDLIEAMDDLRANNVDILTLGQYLQPSKKHLPVIKYYTPAEFAELKEIALSKGFSHCEAGPLVRSSYHADEQVRSAKENTAQAK
- a CDS encoding YunC family protein; the encoded protein is MVNVEPIIIDNYTFIAVSVKLPKTNLLAVMSDKGYIMCGALDVGLLNEKLGDRGIIAGRAVGVRTIEQLLEAPLESVTTEAEALGIPAGTIGKDALLKMI
- a CDS encoding M23 family metallopeptidase; translation: MPRKIALLLSICFLLGQGIAYGEVNQNQIYEKRMTLYKETEKDANIPWYYLAAIDQYERNIRSVRKDIPKKPDAIISIYFKPEMWAGPANGSTNDTLPHTISLFGGIGLDGDKDGIANANNDRDLLHTMATIIKKQGTSEDRIKIMLWEYYRRAKTVELITEYARIYKHYGRINLEGNAFPLPVHSDNSYRSTFGAGRSFGGRRIHEGTDIFARHGVPVRSTCYGVIETKGWNRLGGWRIGIRDLYNNYHYYAHLGGFSKEIQLGQIVEPGTVLGFVGNTGYGPPGTAGKFPPHLHFGLYKDNGYTEWAFDPYMHLSLWERKERANLKNNRS
- a CDS encoding bifunctional metallophosphatase/5'-nucleotidase, with translation MHLYHTNDIHSHFENWPQISRFVQEEKKRRQKAGESVFTLDIGDHVDRFHRITEATNGKGNTKLLNEALYDYVTIGNNEGITLAKEHLGHLYDEANFEVLVANLFERDGTCPNWVKPYKLHTTADGVTIAFIGLTVAYPEFYEMLDWHIEDPIAHLEVILEEVKEKADVTVVLSHLGKNADEYMAEHYDIDVILGAHTHHLFERGVLVNGTLLCCGEKWGHYVGHVQLTVDLETKRVTEKDGRAIRTNRLSAYGESLPTIEALEKESELIMADPIVELKEPLPIDWFQETQISRMLASALKKWCNAEIGMVNAGVLLEGLEEGIVTRGDIHRICPHPINPCALKVKGKTLRDVILKARRSNMEQLEVKGLGFRGKVMGKMIYDGLEVTLDTIPGNKILLEDVLINGESLELERIYTVGTIDMFTFGYLYPELSTLSEKQYYMPELLRDVLTEMLITYTSSIKL
- a CDS encoding histidine phosphatase family protein, which encodes MKKLIAVRHCSATGQERDAALTIAGEKQAHFLADFLIQNNLQIESIISSPFTRAIQSIAPFALRTNLPVGEDERLEERILSNNPMKDWLQKLEYTFTNIDIAFLGGESTKQAMDRVASLIQDILQQEHQVTLLVTHGNLLTLILKYFDNRIGFLEWKNLSNPDIYEITIDEQTTIHRLWGKTVENCYTR
- a CDS encoding YhcN/YlaJ family sporulation lipoprotein, with product MKKQMILSLLTLSLFVGCYSTNKAEMEHEKGSRVLVSNKNDMYHTENTNTKLTRVGYSSKQKHEVSNKQVGAINREKVAEMITSMTVNLPDVTNAATLVTDDEVFVVYKAKTNDPALVTDQVYKTALSIVPRYYKAYVSTDQKLITQIQGLQSGTLNNKEY